In the Wyeomyia smithii strain HCP4-BCI-WySm-NY-G18 chromosome 2, ASM2978416v1, whole genome shotgun sequence genome, one interval contains:
- the LOC129724682 gene encoding cuticle protein 19-like: MFKIIALFVCLAVAASAFEDYHSHPKYKFEYGVKDSHTHDHKSQWESRDGDHVKGQYTLDEADGTHRVVDYTSDHHGGFQPHVQRNGHAHHPHGESYANIHQHY; encoded by the exons ATGTTCAAA ATAATCGCCCTGTTTGTTTGTTTGGCTGTTGCGGCGTCAGCCTTTGAAGACTATCACAGCCATCCCAAGTACAAGTTTGAGTATGGAGTAAAGGACAGCCACACCCATGACCACAAGAGCCAGTGGGAAAGTCGGGATGGGGATCACGTCAAAGGACAGTACACCCTGGATGAAGCCGATGGCACCCACCGCGTTGTGGATTACACCTCTGACCATCATGGCGGATTCCAGCCGCATGTTCAGCGCAATGGCCACGCTCATCATCCCCACGGCGAAAGCTATGCTAACATCCACCAGCACTACTGA
- the LOC129724683 gene encoding cuticle protein 19-like: protein MFKTIALVLCLAVAILAIEDYYSYPKYKYEYGVKDLHTHDHKSQWEHRDGDHVKGQYTLDEADGTHRIVDYSSDHKTGFQPHVQRKGHAHHPHGESYANIHQHY from the exons ATGTTTAAG ACTATTGCTTTGGTTCTATGCCTTGCCGTCGCCATCCTGGCCATCGAGGATTACTACAGCTACCCCAAGTACAAGTACGAGTATGGTGTTAAGGATCTCCACACCCATGACCACAAGAGTCAGTGGGAACACCGTGATGGAGACCATGTTAAGGGACAATACACGCTTGATGAGGCCGATGGCACGCACCGTATTGTGGATTACAGCTCCGACCACAAAACCGGATTCCAGCCACATGTCCAACGTAAAGGACATGCTCACCACCCACACGGTGAAAGCTATGCCAACATTCATCAACACTACTGA
- the LOC129724681 gene encoding larval cuticle protein A2B-like: MRINIVLLAGRGISLSAAFVLVPCLSDIIKRRKSRMFKIVALVACLAIAVSAEYYLGEHVEHKEYHSHPKYKFEYGVKDSHTGDHKSQWEHRDGDVVVGSYTLEEADGTHRVVSYNSDDHNGFQAHVQRVGHAHHPHGESYANIDQHH, encoded by the exons ATGCGTATAAATATTGTTCTCCTTGCTGGTAGAGGCATCAGTTTATCCGCAGCATTCGTTCTAGTACCTTGTCTTAGCGACATCATCAAACGCAGGAAATCCAGAATGTTTAAG ATTGTTGCTTTGGTTGCCTGTCTGGCTATTGCCGTTTCTGCCGAATACTACTTGGGAGAGCATGTGGAACACAAGGAATATCATTCGCATCCTAAGTACAAGTTCGAATACGGTGTGAAGGATTCCCACACCGGTGATCACAAGAGCCAGTGGGAACACCGCGACGGAGATGTAGTCGTGGGATCGTACACGCTCGAGGAAGCCGACGGTACTCACCGTGTTGTGTCCTACAACTCCGACGATCATAACGGCTTCCAGGCTCACGTACAACGAGTAGGACATGCTCATCACCCACATGGAGAAAGTTACGCTAACATCGATCAGCATCACTGA
- the LOC129719818 gene encoding cuticle protein 19-like, whose protein sequence is MIKITHFLVACLLAATVLAKVELHHGPIPYKFQYGVNDGHTGDHKTHWEHREGDRVIGQYTVAEADGTHRVVQYKSDPTTGFQAHVKREGHAKHPHGQSYANIDQFH, encoded by the exons ATGATCAAA ATCACCCATTTCCTAGTAGCCTGCCTGTTGGCTGCAACCGTGTTGGCAAAAGTTGAACTACACCACGGCCCGATACCGTATAAGTTTCAGTATGGAGTCAACGATGGACACACCGGCGATCACAAAACCCACTGGGAACATCGAGAGGGCGATCGTGTGATAGGTCAGTACACAGTAGCCGAAGCGGATGGAACGCATCGCGTAGTGCAATATAAATCAGATCCAACTACCGGATTTCAAGCGCACGTGAAACGCGAAGGACACGCCAAGCATCCGCACGGGCAAAGCTATGCAAACATTGACCAGTTTCATTGA
- the LOC129721121 gene encoding cuticle protein-like, which produces MLRFVSLLAIFVATAKAAPVEPAHYSFVAAHPHYEYVHHAIPEIHYPVQFVEAHNHQAYVEVPHQLITESQGYHGHSAESYVDSNAYHGGHSALYGGTNHGHLYSSGAQTAYASKYNDYYAYPKYQFEYGVDDPHTGDHKKQWEYRDGDVVKGGYMLKEADGTTRLVEYTADDHNGFNAVVKKIGHAEHPAVHAQPVHSLYGELGNYAGAFATGDYYGKGATSYAKVWKQH; this is translated from the exons TTCGTCTCCCTTCTCGCCATCTTCGTGGCGACTGCCAAGGCCGCTCCGGTGGAACCGGCGCACTATAGTTTTGTGGCCGCACACCCTCACTATGAATACGTGCACCACGCGATACCCGAGATACATTACCCGGTTCAGTTTGTCGAAGCCCATAACCATCAGGCATACGTTGAAGTACCACACCAACTCATCACCGAATCGCAAGGTTACCATGGACATAGCGCCGAGAGTTACGTCGATAGCAATGCCTACCATGGTGGACACAGTGCCCTGTATGGTGGTACCAATCATGGTCACCTGTACAGTTCTGGGGCACAGACAGCATATGCTAGTAAATACAACGATTATTATGCTTACCCCAAGTATCAATTCGAATATGGCGTCGACGATCCACATACCGGAGATCATAAGAAACAGTGGGAATACCGTGATGGAGATGTGGTTAAAG GAGGATATATGCTCAAGGAAGCTGATGGTACAACCCGCTTAGTGGAATACACCGCCGATGACCACAATGGATTCAATGCAGTGGTGAAGAAGATTGGTCACGCCGAACACCCGGCAGTTCACGCTCAGCCTGTTCACAGCCTCTACGGCGAACTGGGCAACTATGCAGGAGCTTTTGCTACCGGAGACTACTACGGCAAAGGAGCTACCAGTTACGCCAAAGTCTGGAAGCAACACTAG